DNA from Plasmodium cynomolgi strain B DNA, chromosome 12, whole genome shotgun sequence:
CACTACGAAATGACCCCTGTGCGACCGTTAGCCATTATGTGTAAGTTCCCCGGCACCGGCACATGGTCTACCTCGCCCAAGTGTTGCCTAATGACCTTCTGAAGCATCTCCCCCTTAGCATGAAAAGTTGGCACAAAATAACTACTACGGATTGCATGCGCATATGCGTGTGGGTACATCCGCACAAGTacccctcctcccctcccaaaaaaaaaaaaaaaaccccaaTGTTGAAGTAATATGTACCACCCTGTGAGAGATTTATTGCAATACGAAagcttacaaaaaaaaaaaaaaaaaaaatccgaaATGGgggtataaatatataacgaTAAATGCGGAAcaaaggtgggaaaaaaaaaaaaaaaaattaacaaaaaatatcttccCTTCCtgagaaaggaaaatcatttgcaaaaaaaaaaaaaggtacgcGATCGAGTTTGATGTGCAggtattattatatacatgtagCAGCACGAGGCACACGCGTATTTGTATGTGGGACGGAATTGGCAAAAAAGCATAAAGGTGACGACTTGTACAAAACacggggaaggaagaaaatcgTGCCAGGCAAGAAAAATCGCATCGGAAATTATGTGTCATGTAAGAGGCCAAGGAGCAGTGACATATGCTCGCAGAATTTTAAGGTGAAAATAAAGGTTGACGTGTGAGGGAAGCTACACTaaataaaaggaggaaataaaaagcagaaaggaaaaagaaggacatcttttttatttggacGGGGGAGAGAGACTTTTTCTTAAATGGTTCCACGTGTGGGCTCTATTGGAGGGGGGCTCTCATTCCCACTTCATTAACACGCATAAGCTTTTGGCGCCGCTGCGGTGCGGAGGCTCACCCGTGAGCGTCAAATCTGTGGAGGACAGAACCGCATGGTACGACGTGTGTTTCCGAAGCTGAGTCCCACTCGGGGAGGGGCCAAAGAGGTGGGCAGAAGAAGTGGATAGGAAACGCGCAGAGGTGCAGAGGTGCAGAGGTGCAGAGGTGCAGCGGTGCAGAGGTGAAGAGGTGCAGACGTGCAGACGCGCAGACGTGCAGCCGTGCACTCGTGCAGACGATCGGTGAAGCGGCAGGTAGCGGGAATAAGCTGGCAGCGAGCGGCACGGAAACATGTCCCGGATGAGACCGAAAGaataaacgaaaaatatgggaaaatggaaaagtacCGCGAGTTCGCAGACGCAGCCACAGGAATAAATCCATTTTTGCCCTTATGGGTAAACAACAAATTGAGTGTCCACGAGAAGCTTCTGAAGTTTCTGCTGTTCCCATTGGTGCTGTGTCGcttctgcttcctctccCTGACGTtgatttttatgatttttttaaacagcCTAGTGAACCTGTTCATATTCCAATGCGTTAAGGACTTTTTCTATCAAATAATACAGTGCATTTACTGTAGACTGTTGTTGTTTTATTTGGGCTTCTTCTACATGGATGAAGAGTATGCTAGCCACAAGAgagttaaaataaaatgtatgaagaaaaaaataccgtTCAGTTATGATGACTATGGCCATATATATCTGTCCAACTTTACCTCCTTCgttgatattttatatttagcaTACCGTCTTAACCCACTCtttgttattattaacaaaaatggaagtctTTCtccagtttttttcttcgaccTAATAAAGCTATCTCTGCAATTTTCTATCcccaacaaaaaaggagaatttaaaaatttggaacAAGTACATGTCTTCGCGaagaataagaaaataaaatcagtTGTCATATTTCCAGAAGGTATGAAAAGTAATGGCTCCTGTATTCTCctttggaaaaatgaaattttcacACACTCCGAATATgttattaaaaacaaatgtaacTTAATTGCTTTTATTTACGAAACAAATATActcaacaaaaaatggaataactTTTACACCTCTCCGCATACCGTTTTTAATCCCGTCCTTCATATTATCCTTCTctgttttaatatatataataaaataaaaattgtgtggCTGAACGAAAAGGACATTGCCGAATCGTTACGCGAATTTGACTTTTCCCACTGCGATGAACTCGTTCACTACTTGAGGAGCCTCATGGGCCTCATGAAGCCCACGGGTGGAACCCTCGTCAACGTAAAAGCGGACTTATTGGAGAAGTTTGTCAAATATTGGAACCTCACACGGGGGCGCGCCTACCTCTGAGGGGGACACACACACTGCACAAGTGGAGGAATGTTATTCCCCAACATACAGATATTCCGAGATAGCAACTGCGTGACCCAGCGAGTATAACCCCACTGCCACGCGTTGGTAAAGACTCTTCCCCCTATGCCCTAGACTGTCACCGTGGGGAATTCGCCCCATGTGATGTGATTTACATCCGTAGGTCGAATTGGGGGATAAGATTCCCCCCCCCCGTCTCCCTCCATGGCACTGCGCcatttatatgaattttttttttacccattttaaATGCAACATTCGATATGTGAGAATATTATNNNNNNNNNNNNNNNNNNNNNNNNNNNNNNNNNNNNNNNNaaaaaaaaaacatgtgaTGTGTACGTTCATGTGTATGGAGGGACATTTAATGGGAAGGGGAAACTTACCTTGTCCGTACTTTAAATTACACACAGGAAGGCGTTTATGATTATACCAGCAACTTCGTACTTTCCTCCTACGTTACTGCTGACCCCCCGCGTGTCAACGTTGAGTagttttccaaaaaggggacaggCCTCTGCTCCCCCGTGCTGTTGTTTTTCTCCCGGACGAGATGGTATATATGTTCCATATTTGTCTTTACAACATTGGACCTACACAGTGCAAGTACGAAATGATGAGCTGCATTTTGGAGTGTTCCCCTCGCATCATCCATTTAGTGAGGAATAATCAAGCgttctgcaaaaaaagaaaaaaaaggcgtagCATTTGCTCAGAAGAAATATTGGACAGAACTGCCAACTCGCGGGTCCCCATTAATGTGCATACACACTTTTATTATGCAATGTtggtcagaaaaaaaaaaaaaaattcaaagcTATATAAATTCGTTGCAAAAGTGGGTACACACAAGTGTgggcaaatattttttttttttttaactgcagTTGTGCGATTAGCTGTGCGTATTTTACACTCCCATGTGCCAGTGCGAGCATATTCCTCGCTAAAGTAGACACAGCGCAGTTGCCCATGCACAGGCACAAGCACAAACGAAAGCACAAACGCAAGCACAAACGCAAACATAAACACagacatacacatatatatatattggtCTGCTAATTCAGATGTGTACTCCTCCTAAGGGTGACCTTTTTTCCTCGTTCCAGCTTTAGCTAAACACTTCCCAAATCGAATTTGCCCCCCAAAAATTGACGGCACAAATGAAGCGAATGCTTTTGTTCACGCTCACCGCCTTGTTTTTTGCTATGAGTCGCGATGTAGGACTGTGCCACATGTGCACAACTGACCTGTGCGGGAGATGCTGCCGCCCCACGCGAGATGGTCCCCCAGAGAAGCTCCCACCGTCGCGTCGCATTTCGACGTCGTCGCCGCTGAGCCTGTCGTCGCCGCTGCCCCTGTCGTTACCGCTAACCTCGTTGTTACCGCTAACCCCGTCGTTGCCACTGACCATGGCGTCCCTTCTTTCATAGCCACTGTTGCCACCACTTTCCTCTACCTTTTTCCCGCACTGACAACCTTTTTGCAGGCtgcgaaaataatttccacaGAACGATGAGGGGGAATGATCACAGCGACGACGTATACTGCAGACTCTGCGACTGCAGCAATCCAAGCACAGGTATGTCTGAACCTCCACTAgtccccttttgcatttaaCTCACCCAGTGGGGCCTACACATGCCTTCACACATCCGAAGTGGATGCTTGTAAAAATGGGTCCTTCCGAGGCAATGCTCTCGGTGTGTAATATCCCCagtgtatgcatatatatatgcacacgtacACGTGTGTACGTATTCACCCCCCTACGTTGATGCTCAAGCGGTGGTTGCCCCCCTTTCGCAATAGGATGTGGCTGGGTCGGAGACACCTACGGGAAAGTGACCTGCACGAGTTGCGATTTCATCAAGCATGCCTCTGTCAGGTATCCCTCACAGGAATAAGAATTCACGAAAATACGAGTTGATAAGgagaccttttttttgtagtcatttcttcccctttttgcgtaCCCATTTTTCTgctatacttttttttcccctttttttttttttttttttttgcgcagagtaaaatatttcgatATAGCAGGCTGTGGACATGAACTGAAGAGAGGAAACCTTCTCAATAGTGCCTGACGTGCTGGACAAAAGAAGATATCAGTACTCTCGTGGGGTGCACCTCTCGAATGGGTAGTTCCCCCCACATGTGGATCTTCCCGTTGGTGTGTTTTCCACCAGttgttagttttttttttttttttttgttaattattttgtaactcatcaatttgtttattttgcaaGTGGCTCGAGGTTTtcgagaagaaagaaaaaaaaaaaaaaaagcaaacatggaaaataatagcaaaatgaaataatattaaatggTGTGGTAGACATGACATAAGAACCCATTCATATGTACAAAAGagaccccccttttgctacTTTTCGCAAAAGGACGTGTAAACGCACATATGCCTAGCTGCATTTGCACTTGCACGAGTCGCAACAAATAGATTTTGTGATATCGGACAGGGCGCACTTCTGCCTCCGTCGGAGGTACACCGGATCGGATACATAACTGATGGTCGGCAATTGATACTTCTCATTATCTTTTAAGTCAggcattttttcgtaaaaggGACCCTGCGCGTAACTTATGAGGGGCACGTCgtacaaaatattctttGCGTAAAACTCGCTGTCTATCTGATGGTAGTACAGAGGCGGATTGTCGAACGAATTTAATACGATGCGTTCCGTTGGTATACAGGGGAAAGTGATGGGTTCCTCCTTACTGCAGAGTGCGTCCAGTTCGTTGTACGTGTACGTCCTCTCAgtgatttttatttcttctttttctgatGGGAAATTAAGGTGGATAGAGggtatatgcacacacggCGGAGCTGGCTGTTCAGCGGGCAGCCAGGGCAAAGGCGCCCGCGCGATcgcacataaatatatatatatatatatatatatacacatgcaggGGAGAAGTTGTACACTAATAAATGCAGACGGAAACACACACAGATGAGTTGTGAGACGAGGCGTTGGGACGCTTCCCCGTCTGCTAAAATGCTTTCCTTACCACAGCAGCATTTGCAGGAGTTACAAACTGAGCATATAGACTTCCTAAAAAAGTTCATCTTGACGGTCGAAAGtgtgataaaaatgggaatgcGGCACTGGGAAGGGACAGTTTTTTCGTTATCTTATGACTGTTCCTATTGCGTTGTTGTTATTGCTGCTGTTCTGTGGGAGGGGAGGGGATAAGGGGTTCGCTTCTTCACTCCACAGAGGTAGACAGAGAAATTAAAGGGGAAGTCCTCTACGTGGGAGTTAAAAATAACACTTCAAAGAAGACGTACATGTGTATGGAGTCAACAGGTGTAAATGCAATCAGGTACTTATGTGCGCAGAGCAAAAATTAGGGACAGCCGTAAAATAACAACTTAAAacaacatatattttgcaaaacgtagagttgtattttttgatCTGCTGTGATCATCgactttataaaataaacacattCGTAATAGTGGGGTTGGAACATGACGAATGGGTTTACCTGaacgttcatatttttttctagctattttgttgcatttactttttttcaaacagcCAAAATGGAACATGTGGCATGTGCACGGGGTATAAACAgccaaaaagaaatttgGAAAGccacttaatttttttttttttcactttgccTGTTTGTGAAGAAGCCAataaatagtttttttttttttttttttttcttctttctttcttccttccttccttttgtgtgtgtgaCAAATGGGTAGCTATTAAAACCCAACGGGGACATCATTTTGTGTGTCAAGAGCATAGTCTACCTATTTGCTACCCACTACGATACTTTAAAAAGACATTTTGGATAAATTCGCGGATGTGCGTTATGCGTGGTGAATATTTCCTATTCTCCCACTTAGTAGGTAAaaagttgggaaaaaaaaaaaggcacacaattatggtgataaaaaagaggcaaCCCGCTTACTGCTAAATGGATGGTGACTAAATAGAAGAGTCCCCCGACTAAAGTGCATTCATGTTGGTAAGGTAGTGGCATGATGGTGACACAGCTCATATGTTCATGTCTACCCCTTTCACATTTATTCTGTTATACCAATTTAAAATCTGAAGGGAAAGGCCCTCCCACCCAAATGAAAAACGCGTGTAGTGTAGATGGGCAAAAACAGAGATATTTAAACATTACCGTGATTCCATCCGCAGTTGGCTTATTTCGagttcacaattttgtgtcGGCGCAGGCGTACAAGGAAAAATTCCTAAACGCTTTTTAACATCACAAATGAGTGATAGAAGGAGTACATATAAAGACGAAGTCCTGGAACTCATACACATAtcgcttttattttacgcATTTGGTAAATGcttttcttccaatttttttaccagTTCGGGGTAATTTGTGGGGGGCTAAAAAAGTGTTGCATTGGGGACGATTAGAAAGGGGGGGCGTATTCCTGCCAGAGTGACGTTTAAAAATtcgagttttttttgttctctcAAAATGTGACATAAGAGGtttcaaattttatcctttttttatttattggtATATAACactttgtgattttttttttcccccttgtcATCTGGCTGAGGCTCTCCTTTGGAAAAAGATTCATCCCAGTGTACGTTCCTCAACCCGAACCCCAAACCTCTTCCGCCGCatttttcacaaaagggACATAAATAAACTGCCTCCCTTTAGTTGGAAAAGCGTCAAAAAGAAGGGTGATAAAGATACGCTAAATAGGTATCCGTGGAGGGTTAAACAGGAGAAAGATAAGCTGCATTGCTGCACTGCTGCACGCCCTGTGtgattgtattttttccctcacgTGGACTTAAAAGCATGTTCAGCAAAATGTACGCCTACTTGATGCGCCGCTACCGTTTTGAGAACCCAACCCTTTGAagtattaaaaagaaaaaaggagtgtGGCTACTATGACATGAtgttttaacttttttccaCCCGTGAACATCCTAAAGAGTGGAAAatatttgagaaaaaaaaaaaaaaaaaagcagataCGCTGagcagaaaagaagaaggatgGTTCATATTCCCCAAAAGTTGATCGTTCATTATCACCACTGTTCTATAAGAGGTGTtggtgaaatttttatagaCTGCTTAACCGTCCAACtgctttttttgaaaactGTTTTAAATTGTCCTTTCGTTCACCTGGTGGGGGAGGCACACCCCTTCAGCAGTTATGGCTCTTACCCCTACGCCTTTAACACACTGGAGGGGAATATCCTCTTTGGAGCGGAAATTATCGACTACatgaaaaatgttaaaatgtaTTCGAGTGGGATGTCGTTTATACAGACTGCAGAGGGAGAGGCTCACCCGCATGTTTTAACATATaaatgctctttttttttttttttgcctctcctCAGCTTTGTGTATGCTCTTAAACCCGTCCTGTCTGTCTATCTCTCTCactttctctttctcttaCTTTCTTGCCCCCTCCTTTCAGGTTTACCTATTTGACTCGATTGAGTATGAACCCTACTTTGGAGTAGTAAACGAGTTGAAGGCAATTTTGGTACGTCTACCCATTTAGCACTGTAGTGAGGGAGCCaattaaggaaaatattttcccctcccccttccccttccatTCCGCATCTTTTGAGTACACCCTTCTCGCAATATACCATTCGCAGGAGTACTTCCTTTGGGTGGATGACGAGATTTACAACAACTTTACCAAAaagatttacaaaaataggTTCTTCTATTTGTATTATATTTATCTGACGAGGTAAACCAAGTGGATCATTTGGGGCAGCTTTTCATTCGGCTGAACAGACGTGTGCAGACATGACAACTGTGCACGTGTGTTTTGCGAGAAATGGATTAACGgctgcttaatttttttttttctcacaggAGATTAAGACGGGAAAACTACGAAAAATGCCAAATGGCTGGGTTGGATAACCACAATTTGGTCAGCCAGACACActaaataatgataatatttGGAGggagatatatataaaaaaaaaaaaaagtaaacatCGCTtggatttttctcctttttttttttttttttgcagaatatAACCAGGTTGAAGACAATTTTAAGCATCTTGGAGGAGGTCCTATGCAGTGGCGACAATTCCGCTGGGGAAGGACGTGATGTCTGCTACTTCGACTCCCTGTGCTTCTCCATTATGTCCATACTTTATTCCCTTCCGTCGAAATGTAAGCGAGGCGAGGTTTTAAAGGAAACCTTTCGTTAAGAGTGCCAGGGGAAAGGGAGGCAAGAAAAAGATCTCCCCACAATGCACGATTCGGCGAGTTTGAAAAAGATCGATAAAGGAAAATGGTGCTGGGGGTCTGGAAGGGGTTCATTTCTCCGCCCATTTTGTGCGGAGCTCCCCTCATGTGAgatcccttttttggtgcGGAGCTCCCCTCATGTGAgatcccttttttggtgcGGAGCTCCCTTCACGTgagcccccttttttggtgcGAATCTCCCTTCACGTgagcccccttttttggtgcGAATCTCCCTTTATTTGCCGCCTATCCCCCGCCGCAGTCAACGAGGACCTGCAGCGTGCGCTGCTCTCAAAGCCAAGCCTGATCGAATTCGTGAGGAGCCTCAACCGACGGTACAGGGtatgggaaaatgaaaaattgtttCTGCAAGGGGTTAGCGAAGCGAAGTGTTTGTCTCCCGGGTGAGCGGTGGCAGCGGAAGAGGTAGCGATTCGCCTCGTAGCAGTAGCCGCGGGGGTCATCCATTCGTTTGAATATGTTACGCTACGGTACGGTACGGTGTGTTGTGTTAAGCAATGCTACGCTATACCATActatgttattttattttatttttattttttacgttgcCCCGCAACTCGACGCCGACTACGTGCGTACTTCCAAAGCAAGTTCACCTATACATCGGTGAAAAAACTGGACGGGGAGAAAAAGCGTGCCTAGCCGAGTCTCTCTCTTGccacaaataaaataacgcaTACGTGTAAACAACTGTTGTGTGTGAAACATCACGCCTTTTTTAAGGTGTCCTTTGGCCTAATAATAACCCTTTTCGTTTGAGAGGAAGACGTGactttttctcccctgtttttacctgaacaggtcaggtcGATAACCATACTTTTTTAACCACCCTTCTCTTGccgtttgaaaaaaagccATTTTCGCCATCCTCGTGAATTTGTAAATTCCTCTAGAATACCCGCCTTGTATGCACCTCATACGTATCCGGTTAACTCCGACCTGGCGAAAAAGGGGTGCAACGCATGtatgggaaagaaaaatgaggGACAAATTAAACGAAGGACGGTATGAAGGTGCAATATGGGGTGAATTTTCTGGCAAAAGCGGGCCATTCGTTGTGAGCCCTGCGTGTGTGTGGTTGTTTGTCGGCCCGTTTAAGACATCCATCCAGCGGCACTTTAACTGCAAGCCGGCCGACAAACAACCACAAACGACT
Protein-coding regions in this window:
- a CDS encoding hypothetical protein (putative); translation: RSVKRQVAGISWQRAARKHVPDETERINEKYGKMEKYREFADAATGINPFLPLWVNNKLSVHEKLLKFLLFPLVLCRFCFLSLTLIFMIFLNSLVNLFIFQCVKDFFYQIIQCIYCRLLLFYLGFFYMDEEYASHKRVKIKCMKKKIPFSYDDYGHIYLSNFTSFVDILYLAYRLNPLFVIINKNGSLSPVFFFDLIKLSLQFSIPNKKGEFKNLEQVHVFAKNKKIKSVVIFPEGMKSNGSCILLWKNEIFTHSEYVIKNKCNLIAFIYETNILNKKWNNFYTSPHTVFNPVLHIILLCFNIYNKIKIVWLNEKDIAESLREFDFSHCDELVHYLRSLMGLMKPTGGTLVNVKADLLEKFVKYWNLTRGRAYL
- a CDS encoding hypothetical protein (putative), whose protein sequence is MKRMLLFTLTALFFAMSRDVGLCHMCTTDLCGRCCRPTRDGCENNFHRTMRGNDHSDDVYCRLCDCSNPSTVDACKNGSFRGNALGVVKYFDIAGCGHELKRGNLLNSA
- a CDS encoding hypothetical protein (putative), producing MNFFRKSICSVCNSCKCCCEKEEIKITERTYTYNELDALCSKEEPITFPCIPTERIVLNSFDNPPLYYHQIDSEFYAKNILYDVPLISYAQGPFYEKMPDLKDNEKYQLPTISYVSDPVYLRRRQKCALSDITKSICCDSCKCKCS
- a CDS encoding hypothetical protein (putative) yields the protein MVHIPQKLIVHYHHCSIRGVGEIFIDCLTVQLLFLKTVLNCPFVHLVGEAHPFSSYGSYPYAFNTLEGNILFGAEIIDYMKNVYLFDSIEYEPYFGVVNELKAILEYFLWVDDEIYNNFTKKIYKNRFFYLYYIYLTRRLRRENYEKCQMAGLDNHNLNITRLKTILSILEEVLCSGDNSAGEGRDVCYFDSLCFSIMSILYSLPSKFNEDLQRALLSKPSLIEFVRSLNRRYRVWENEKLFLQGVSEAKCLSPG